In Mytilus edulis chromosome 6, xbMytEdul2.2, whole genome shotgun sequence, the following proteins share a genomic window:
- the LOC139528393 gene encoding electron transfer flavoprotein beta subunit lysine methyltransferase-like isoform X1 yields MLELTKGQMRFLPVVRYQLLQRACHTSRSITDLIPSHTELSRDHLTPEIALHLITPRCKLWNSKGDDVPFPDPYWAFYWPGGQALTRFILDNQYIFADKNIVDIGSGCGASAIACKMIGARSVIANDIDKVAIGAINLNAAANQTEVSISSENLIGSVDSNWNIVLLGDMFYDRHFVDMVSDWIPKLSNNNISVYVGDPGRLPLINHPLSSKLEIVFKCELPEECLKGNNGMNSGYVWKYKP; encoded by the exons ATGCTGG aaTTAACAAAGGGACAAATGAGATTTTTGCCTGTTGTAAGATATCAGCTGTTACAAAGAGCTTGTCATACAAGTCGTAGCATCACTGATTTAATACCTAGTCATACAGAGTTATCCAGGGACCACCTTACACCAGAAATAGCCCTCCATCTTATAACACCACGATGCAAGCTGTGGAATAGCAAAGGAGATGATGTGCCATTTCCTGACCCTTACTGGGCATTTTATTGGCCTGGAGGACAGGCATTAACCAG GTTCATATTAGACAATCAGTATATTTTTGCTGACAAAAACATAGTTGACATTGGAAGCGGATGCGGAGCCTCTGCCATTGCATGTAAAATGATTGGTGCCCGCAGTGTTATTGCTAATGACATTGATAAAG ttGCCATTGGTGCCATTAACTTGAATGCAGCAGCCAATCAAACAGAAGTATCGATATCGTCAGAAAACCTGATTGGTTCTGTAGACTCTAACTGGAACATAGTACTGCTAGGCGATATGTTTTATGACCGCCACTTTGTAGACATGGTCAGTGACTGGATTCCGAAATTATCAAACAATAACATATCTGTATATGTAGGGGATCCAGGCAGACTTCCTCTAATCAATCATCCACTCAGTTCAAAATTAGAAATTGTGTTCAAGTGTGAATTACCTGAAGAATGTCTGAAGGGAAATAATGGAATGAATTCTGGCTATGTCTGGAAATATAAACCCTGA
- the LOC139528393 gene encoding electron transfer flavoprotein beta subunit lysine methyltransferase-like isoform X2 produces MRFLPVVRYQLLQRACHTSRSITDLIPSHTELSRDHLTPEIALHLITPRCKLWNSKGDDVPFPDPYWAFYWPGGQALTRFILDNQYIFADKNIVDIGSGCGASAIACKMIGARSVIANDIDKVAIGAINLNAAANQTEVSISSENLIGSVDSNWNIVLLGDMFYDRHFVDMVSDWIPKLSNNNISVYVGDPGRLPLINHPLSSKLEIVFKCELPEECLKGNNGMNSGYVWKYKP; encoded by the exons ATGAGATTTTTGCCTGTTGTAAGATATCAGCTGTTACAAAGAGCTTGTCATACAAGTCGTAGCATCACTGATTTAATACCTAGTCATACAGAGTTATCCAGGGACCACCTTACACCAGAAATAGCCCTCCATCTTATAACACCACGATGCAAGCTGTGGAATAGCAAAGGAGATGATGTGCCATTTCCTGACCCTTACTGGGCATTTTATTGGCCTGGAGGACAGGCATTAACCAG GTTCATATTAGACAATCAGTATATTTTTGCTGACAAAAACATAGTTGACATTGGAAGCGGATGCGGAGCCTCTGCCATTGCATGTAAAATGATTGGTGCCCGCAGTGTTATTGCTAATGACATTGATAAAG ttGCCATTGGTGCCATTAACTTGAATGCAGCAGCCAATCAAACAGAAGTATCGATATCGTCAGAAAACCTGATTGGTTCTGTAGACTCTAACTGGAACATAGTACTGCTAGGCGATATGTTTTATGACCGCCACTTTGTAGACATGGTCAGTGACTGGATTCCGAAATTATCAAACAATAACATATCTGTATATGTAGGGGATCCAGGCAGACTTCCTCTAATCAATCATCCACTCAGTTCAAAATTAGAAATTGTGTTCAAGTGTGAATTACCTGAAGAATGTCTGAAGGGAAATAATGGAATGAATTCTGGCTATGTCTGGAAATATAAACCCTGA